The following proteins are co-located in the Aurantiacibacter atlanticus genome:
- a CDS encoding PAS domain S-box protein, whose product MPDTKYGSSVAILAPRGRDALVARSLLEDQGIDVVNARSVDELAVLVRELIGVALIAEEALAEVGLPSLVAALKEQPTWSDIPFIVLTNGMKTQRCAAEEQRINALGNVVLLARPLHRDDILRATRSALKARQRQFEARHRLEELHKREKELAESEHRLHAIANSVDNMIWSTQPDGFHDYYNDRWYEFTGVPRGSTDGEEWNGVFHPDDQDRAWKRWRHSLETGEPYEIEYRLRHHTGKYRWVLGKAKAVRDDDDNIIRWYGSCTDIDELIRVREKLTQSRDVLERAVAERTQELADLYRKTPVLLHSLDHEGRLISVSDRWLSFMGFERAEDVLGRLASDFVAPESLDDHRGSFRERVAREGVVYDLPYRVVRKNGEIADVQISARATRNEKGEVERVMASVVDLTEHKKIEAERDAAEAQLRQSQKLETIGQLTGGIAHDFNNLLMAIKSSLELLRRRIPEDDSRARSFLDNALAGTERGAILTQRMLAFARKQELDTRPVDLARLLPGMRDLLERSIGPQIDITLHIAPRVADALVDANQLEMAILNLAVNARDAMEGQGHMHIALECVDMNGTPGLSNGNYVRIAVEDDGPGMDANTLAKATEPFFTTKGVGKGTGLGLSMVHGLATQSNGLFRLQSEPGKGTTAEIFLPVASNSSEGTDGQMHSAAETSTEEARPLVILAVDDDALVLFGTVALLEDLGHEVIEAGSGASALQVLDERDDIDLVITDQAMPNMTGVELAHAIHEKRPQMPIVLASGYAEMPEGAKEHIAARLEKPFSDEMLSETIQTVFSSV is encoded by the coding sequence ATGCCCGACACAAAATACGGCTCGTCGGTGGCCATTCTGGCTCCGCGCGGGCGCGATGCACTCGTCGCCAGGAGCCTGCTTGAGGATCAGGGCATCGATGTGGTCAACGCGCGCAGTGTTGACGAACTGGCCGTATTGGTGCGCGAGCTTATTGGCGTCGCTCTTATCGCCGAGGAGGCATTGGCTGAGGTTGGATTGCCCAGCCTGGTCGCGGCGCTCAAAGAACAGCCGACCTGGTCGGATATTCCTTTCATTGTCCTGACAAATGGGATGAAAACCCAGCGTTGTGCAGCTGAAGAACAACGCATCAACGCTCTCGGCAACGTCGTATTGCTGGCACGTCCGCTGCATAGGGATGACATTCTTCGCGCGACTCGGTCTGCCCTGAAAGCAAGGCAGCGGCAGTTCGAAGCGCGTCACCGCCTTGAGGAATTGCACAAGCGAGAAAAGGAACTCGCCGAAAGCGAACACCGCCTGCATGCGATCGCCAACTCGGTAGATAACATGATCTGGTCGACTCAGCCTGATGGGTTTCACGACTATTATAATGATCGCTGGTACGAATTTACCGGGGTCCCGCGTGGATCAACCGATGGGGAGGAATGGAATGGTGTATTCCATCCTGATGACCAGGACCGCGCATGGAAACGATGGCGGCATTCACTGGAGACCGGCGAACCATACGAGATCGAATACAGGTTGCGCCATCATACCGGCAAATATCGCTGGGTGCTCGGCAAGGCGAAGGCCGTTCGCGATGACGATGATAATATTATTCGCTGGTATGGCAGTTGCACCGACATCGATGAACTGATCCGCGTGCGGGAAAAGCTCACGCAGTCGCGCGATGTGCTTGAGCGTGCGGTCGCCGAACGCACGCAGGAACTTGCCGATCTATACCGCAAGACGCCGGTGCTGCTACATTCGCTTGATCATGAAGGCCGCCTTATCAGCGTGAGTGACAGATGGTTGAGTTTTATGGGCTTTGAGCGTGCCGAGGACGTTCTTGGCAGGCTGGCCTCCGATTTTGTCGCTCCAGAAAGTCTGGATGATCACCGTGGCTCCTTCCGTGAGCGCGTCGCCAGAGAAGGCGTCGTTTATGACTTGCCGTATCGCGTGGTCAGGAAAAATGGCGAGATCGCCGATGTGCAGATTTCTGCGCGCGCAACTCGCAATGAAAAAGGCGAGGTAGAACGGGTCATGGCATCGGTTGTCGACCTGACCGAACACAAGAAGATCGAAGCTGAACGTGATGCCGCCGAAGCGCAGTTACGACAAAGTCAGAAGCTGGAAACCATTGGCCAGCTGACGGGCGGCATTGCGCATGACTTCAACAATCTTCTCATGGCTATCAAATCCAGTCTGGAACTACTGCGTCGTCGCATTCCCGAAGATGACAGCCGCGCACGCAGCTTCCTCGACAATGCCCTGGCGGGGACTGAACGGGGTGCAATCCTGACACAGCGGATGCTGGCATTTGCTCGCAAGCAGGAACTGGACACACGACCGGTTGATCTGGCCCGATTGCTCCCGGGAATGCGCGATTTGCTGGAACGCTCCATCGGTCCGCAAATCGACATCACCCTCCACATAGCACCGCGTGTTGCCGATGCGCTGGTCGATGCCAATCAGCTGGAAATGGCGATCCTCAACCTTGCGGTGAATGCGCGCGACGCGATGGAGGGGCAAGGCCATATGCACATCGCTCTCGAATGCGTCGACATGAACGGTACGCCTGGGCTGTCAAACGGCAATTATGTGCGCATCGCCGTGGAAGATGATGGCCCCGGCATGGATGCCAACACACTTGCCAAGGCGACAGAACCGTTCTTTACCACAAAGGGCGTGGGCAAGGGTACGGGACTTGGGCTGTCGATGGTGCACGGGCTGGCAACCCAGTCTAACGGCTTGTTCCGTTTGCAGAGTGAGCCAGGCAAAGGCACAACCGCTGAGATATTCTTGCCGGTTGCCAGCAATTCTTCGGAAGGGACAGATGGTCAGATGCATAGTGCAGCAGAAACCAGCACTGAAGAAGCGCGCCCGCTGGTGATATTGGCAGTCGATGATGATGCACTGGTTTTGTTCGGCACGGTCGCCTTGCTTGAAGATCTCGGTCACGAGGTGATTGAGGCTGGCTCTGGCGCATCAGCCCTGCAAGTGCTGGATGAACGCGACGATATCGACCTTGTTATCACCGATCAGGCCATGCCCAATATGACTGGCGTGGAATTGGCGCACGCCATCCACGAAAAGCGTCCGCAAATGCCTATCGTTCTTGCCAGCGGATATGCAGAGATGCCTGAAGGCGCAAAAGAACATATTGCTGCGCGTCTGGAAAAACCGTTCAGCGATGAAATGTTGAGCGAGACGATCCAGACGGTATTCTCCAGCGTCTGA
- a CDS encoding ATPase domain-containing protein yields MHSVGEISDHGPKALPTGISGLDHILNGGLPSQRLHLIEGTPGAGKTTLAINFLLQGQEVSESGLYITLSETSDELRAAAASHGLSLDGIDLFELVAEDGFNSENEQSLLHPSEFELGETVRGVISQVEKTNPTRVVVDSLSELRLLAQNPLRYRRQILALKHFFARRNCTVLMLDDKSAEPGDLQLHSIAHGVISLEQNANDFGAERRRLRVIKMRGLDYRGGYHDFTIQRGGLCVYPRLVASEHHRDFDAEPVTTGLEELDALLGGGLPPGTNTLLTGPAGVGKTTTAIRCLISALERGKHAAYYLFDERLATLMKRSENLGMDLQPYIDNGQLNLRQIDPAELSPGEFAGAIQTSVEQDNAEMVIIDSLNAYLHAMPSDNFLVLQMHELLSYLSQQGIVSIMILGLHGVTGDLRTDLDVSYLADNVMMLRFFEAKGTVKKSMAVIKTRTTDHERTIREFKIDASGIRIGEPLTDFEHILSGNPRFSSGDEPLLKDA; encoded by the coding sequence ATGCACTCGGTCGGCGAAATCAGCGATCACGGCCCCAAGGCCCTTCCTACGGGGATTTCCGGTCTCGATCATATTCTCAACGGTGGCTTGCCTTCGCAGCGGCTTCATCTGATCGAAGGCACGCCCGGCGCCGGGAAGACGACGCTGGCAATAAACTTTCTTCTTCAAGGGCAGGAGGTGAGTGAAAGCGGGCTTTACATCACCCTGTCTGAAACGTCGGACGAGTTGCGCGCGGCCGCAGCATCACATGGATTGTCGCTTGACGGGATTGACCTTTTCGAACTTGTTGCCGAAGACGGTTTCAATAGCGAAAATGAGCAAAGCCTTCTCCATCCCAGCGAATTTGAATTGGGAGAGACTGTCAGAGGCGTCATCAGTCAGGTTGAGAAGACAAACCCGACCCGCGTAGTGGTGGATAGCCTTTCCGAACTCCGGCTGTTGGCACAAAACCCCTTGCGCTACCGGCGACAGATTTTGGCTCTGAAACATTTCTTCGCCAGGCGGAACTGCACTGTACTCATGCTCGACGACAAATCCGCTGAACCGGGCGATCTGCAATTGCACAGCATCGCGCATGGCGTCATCTCGCTGGAACAGAATGCAAATGATTTCGGCGCTGAACGCCGGCGGCTGCGCGTCATCAAGATGCGCGGCCTCGACTATCGCGGCGGCTATCACGATTTTACCATCCAGAGAGGCGGACTGTGCGTCTACCCGCGTCTTGTTGCGTCGGAACATCATCGTGATTTTGATGCAGAACCAGTAACGACAGGGCTGGAAGAATTGGACGCCTTGCTGGGCGGCGGCCTGCCACCTGGCACCAACACCCTACTTACCGGCCCTGCCGGCGTTGGCAAAACCACCACCGCTATCCGCTGCCTGATATCTGCGCTCGAACGCGGAAAGCACGCTGCCTATTATCTGTTCGATGAGCGGCTTGCGACCTTGATGAAGCGATCTGAAAACCTTGGCATGGATTTGCAGCCCTATATCGACAACGGCCAGTTGAACCTGCGCCAGATTGACCCTGCGGAGCTATCTCCTGGCGAATTTGCAGGGGCCATCCAGACTTCGGTCGAACAAGACAATGCAGAGATGGTCATTATCGATAGCCTCAACGCCTACCTTCATGCCATGCCAAGCGACAATTTCCTCGTTTTACAGATGCATGAATTGTTGAGCTATCTCAGCCAGCAGGGGATTGTGTCCATCATGATCCTCGGACTGCACGGAGTTACCGGCGACCTGCGAACGGATCTGGATGTCAGCTATCTTGCCGATAATGTGATGATGCTGCGCTTTTTTGAAGCCAAGGGCACTGTCAAGAAATCCATGGCCGTCATTAAGACACGCACCACCGATCACGAGCGCACGATCCGGGAATTCAAGATTGACGCATCAGGCATTCGGATTGGTGAACCGCTGACAGATTTCGAGCACATACTGAGCGGCAATCCTCGTTTCTCGTCTGGAGACGAGCCTTTGTTGAAAGACGCCTGA
- a CDS encoding alpha,alpha-trehalose-phosphate synthase (UDP-forming) has protein sequence MPRLVVISNRVAVPKARGVPGAQGGLAGALNASLKSNGGIWFGWSGQEAEQFTGSINYVRSDEGVTTATIDLEHQDVEEYYNGYANSTLWPLLHYRIDLTKYEREFAKGYERVNERFAQSVLPLVEPDDQVWVHDYHLLPLGERLRSHGLNNKIGFFLHTPWPPTNLFVSLPYHERLVRSMLHYDLLGFQCDAWLDSFLHYCWKELGATVDYDTGAITFEGRTTIARAYPIGIDFEFFTAKGNTGEARQAQQRLLSSTRHRAAMIGVDRLDYSKGLPERMEGIARFFDRYPEKARDLVFIQIAPPSREDIGSYQDIRATLEQKAGQINGARSDVDVVPIRYVNRGYSQEELYGFYRGSRIGLVTPLRDGMNLVAKEYVAAQDPDDPGVLILSRFAGAAQQLDCDGEGALLINPHSADDISHNIHIALEMPLAERKARFDKMITSVREENVQRWAENFIGDLASTGS, from the coding sequence ATGCCACGACTAGTCGTCATTTCAAATCGCGTCGCAGTGCCCAAGGCCCGCGGGGTTCCAGGTGCGCAGGGCGGCTTGGCAGGCGCGCTGAATGCCTCGCTCAAATCGAATGGCGGGATCTGGTTCGGCTGGTCCGGACAGGAAGCTGAACAGTTTACCGGCAGCATCAATTACGTCCGTTCTGATGAAGGTGTTACGACCGCCACGATCGATCTGGAACATCAGGATGTTGAGGAATATTACAACGGCTACGCCAATTCAACGCTGTGGCCATTGCTCCACTACAGAATCGATCTCACCAAATATGAGCGCGAGTTTGCCAAGGGATATGAGCGAGTTAACGAACGTTTTGCGCAGAGCGTTCTGCCGCTTGTAGAGCCGGACGACCAAGTCTGGGTCCATGATTACCACCTGTTGCCATTGGGAGAACGCCTTCGTTCGCACGGGCTGAACAACAAGATCGGATTTTTTCTCCATACGCCTTGGCCGCCGACCAATCTATTCGTTTCCCTGCCCTATCACGAGCGGCTCGTGCGCTCGATGCTGCATTATGATTTGCTGGGTTTCCAATGCGATGCATGGCTCGACAGTTTCCTGCATTATTGCTGGAAAGAGCTGGGGGCTACGGTGGATTATGACACTGGCGCCATCACGTTCGAGGGGCGGACAACAATCGCACGCGCCTATCCCATCGGCATCGATTTCGAATTTTTCACCGCCAAGGGTAATACTGGCGAGGCGAGACAGGCGCAGCAGCGGCTGCTATCTTCAACCCGCCACCGCGCTGCAATGATCGGCGTTGACAGGCTCGATTATTCGAAGGGCCTGCCAGAAAGGATGGAGGGCATTGCCCGATTTTTTGACCGATATCCGGAAAAGGCGCGTGATCTAGTATTCATCCAGATTGCGCCGCCCAGCCGCGAAGATATCGGCAGCTATCAGGACATTCGTGCCACGCTTGAGCAGAAGGCAGGGCAGATCAACGGGGCGCGTAGCGATGTGGACGTTGTGCCTATCCGCTATGTCAACCGGGGCTATAGCCAGGAAGAGCTTTACGGCTTTTACCGCGGTTCGAGAATCGGGCTGGTAACGCCGCTGCGTGATGGGATGAACCTCGTCGCCAAGGAATATGTCGCTGCCCAGGATCCCGATGACCCTGGGGTTCTCATCCTGTCTCGCTTTGCCGGCGCTGCACAACAGCTCGATTGTGATGGGGAGGGCGCGCTACTTATCAATCCGCACAGCGCCGATGATATTTCGCACAACATCCACATAGCGCTCGAGATGCCGCTTGCTGAACGCAAGGCGCGCTTTGACAAGATGATTACTTCTGTGCGCGAAGAAAACGTGCAGCGATGGGCCGAAAATTTCATTGGCGATCTTGCGTCGACAGGGTCCTAG
- a CDS encoding glycoside hydrolase family 15 protein, with protein MSTKNEHASSLELWPIGNCQVSGLIDRNGALVWGCVPRVDGDPVFCALMNGDQQDSGTWRFELEGQISATQEYIRNTPTLLTRLEAEDGSAVEILDFCPRFERSGRMYRPVAFSRIVRPVAGTPRMRVILRPMKNYGASLAETTNGTNHIRYLVGPQALRLSTDAPVGYILENHAFRVEGDTHFFLGPDEGFFGNLREEIRWMEQATRKYWQLWSRGLATPFEWQDEVIRCAITLKLCQHEETGAIVAALTTSIPEAPNSERNWDYRYCWIRDSYYTVQALNRLGALDVLEKYLRYLRNIVDSAKGGQIQPLYSVMGESELTETTAANLAGYRGMGPVRVGNAAWKQIQHDCYGQIVLPTAQGFLDKRLLRIADDRDFESLEQVGETAWKMHDQPDAGLWEFRTRQEVHTYSAVMSWAACDRLSNVAHYLGKPDRAEIWRERAEKIRATIEAKAWKANGEGGHYGASFESNYLDASLLQLLELRYIEPEDERFIATFAQIERDLRRGEHMLRYAAEDDFGAPETAFNICTFWLIEALALMDRKDEARELFTTMLDHRTGSGLLSEDMDFETGELWGNFPQTYSLVGTINCVGLLSKSWNTVR; from the coding sequence ATGTCGACAAAGAACGAGCATGCCAGCAGTCTTGAACTCTGGCCGATCGGAAATTGCCAGGTTTCCGGCCTGATAGACCGAAATGGCGCGCTGGTATGGGGCTGTGTCCCGCGCGTGGACGGTGATCCTGTATTCTGCGCGCTGATGAATGGTGATCAGCAGGATAGCGGGACATGGCGCTTTGAACTGGAGGGCCAGATCAGCGCTACACAAGAATATATCCGCAACACTCCCACCTTGCTGACACGCCTTGAAGCAGAGGATGGCAGCGCAGTTGAAATCCTAGATTTTTGCCCGCGTTTCGAACGTTCGGGCCGGATGTATCGCCCTGTGGCTTTCTCTCGTATCGTGCGCCCGGTAGCTGGCACGCCGCGAATGCGCGTCATACTGCGACCGATGAAGAATTATGGTGCCTCCCTGGCCGAGACTACCAATGGCACCAATCACATCCGCTATCTGGTCGGGCCTCAAGCCCTGCGCCTGTCTACCGATGCCCCTGTTGGCTATATTCTTGAAAACCATGCCTTCAGGGTTGAAGGTGATACCCATTTTTTCCTCGGTCCCGATGAAGGATTTTTTGGCAATCTGCGCGAAGAAATTCGCTGGATGGAACAGGCCACACGCAAATATTGGCAGCTATGGTCGCGCGGGTTGGCCACGCCGTTTGAGTGGCAGGACGAGGTTATCCGTTGCGCCATCACCTTGAAGCTTTGCCAGCATGAGGAAACTGGCGCGATTGTCGCTGCGCTCACCACATCAATACCCGAAGCGCCCAATTCCGAGCGCAATTGGGATTATCGCTACTGCTGGATCCGCGATTCCTACTATACCGTACAGGCGCTCAACCGCCTGGGTGCTCTCGACGTGCTTGAGAAATATTTGCGCTATCTTCGCAATATCGTCGATTCGGCTAAAGGCGGACAGATCCAACCGTTATATTCCGTCATGGGCGAAAGCGAGCTGACCGAGACGACGGCAGCTAACCTTGCGGGCTATCGTGGCATGGGGCCGGTGCGCGTGGGCAATGCCGCATGGAAGCAGATCCAGCACGATTGTTACGGCCAGATTGTCCTCCCGACAGCGCAGGGTTTCCTCGACAAGAGACTGCTGCGCATCGCTGATGACCGTGATTTTGAAAGCTTGGAACAAGTCGGCGAAACGGCGTGGAAGATGCATGATCAGCCTGATGCCGGCCTATGGGAATTCCGCACGAGGCAAGAAGTGCACACCTACTCTGCGGTGATGAGCTGGGCCGCCTGCGACAGGTTATCCAATGTCGCGCATTACCTCGGCAAGCCGGACCGTGCGGAAATATGGCGAGAGCGGGCTGAAAAGATCCGTGCCACGATTGAGGCAAAGGCGTGGAAGGCGAATGGCGAGGGCGGTCATTACGGCGCCAGTTTTGAAAGCAATTACCTCGATGCCAGCCTGCTGCAATTGCTCGAACTGCGTTATATTGAACCGGAGGATGAGCGATTTATTGCCACCTTTGCTCAGATCGAACGTGATCTGCGGCGCGGCGAACATATGCTGCGTTATGCTGCGGAAGATGATTTCGGTGCGCCCGAAACGGCTTTCAATATCTGCACGTTCTGGCTGATCGAAGCGCTGGCGCTGATGGACCGCAAGGACGAAGCGCGCGAATTATTCACGACCATGCTCGACCATCGGACCGGATCGGGCCTGTTGTCCGAGGATATGGATTTCGAAACAGGCGAGCTGTGGGGCAACTTCCCCCAGACCTACTCTCTCGTTGGAACAATCAATTGTGTGGGACTTTTATCAAAAAGCTGGAACACAGTCCGATAA
- a CDS encoding 1,9-bis(guanidino)-5-aza-nonane synthase — protein sequence MSDSTVNDTRKNELLSSEVEHVDITSFDARPIIDSMGKMSFTSRDLARATGIYNQMLADKDCTIFLVIAGSTSAGGCMDLYAELIRSNMVDCVVATGATIVDMDFFEGLGHKHYQALEVPDDDTLRSLYIDRIYDTYIDEEKLQDCDFTINKLANSLEHRGYSSREFIKEMGKYLVEHGKKDNSLVKLAYEHDVPIFCPAFVDSSAGFGLVKHQVDQMEKGESYMMIDAVADFRELTDIKIRGGESGLLMVGGGVPKNFIQDTVVCAEILGHEDVSVHKYAVQITVADVRDGACSSSTLQEAASWGKVNTGIEQMVFAEAGSVMPLLASDAYHRGHWKMRDKRRWAKLFDKS from the coding sequence ATGAGCGATTCCACGGTCAACGACACGCGCAAGAACGAGCTGCTTTCGAGCGAGGTCGAACATGTCGACATCACCAGTTTTGATGCCCGTCCCATCATAGATTCCATGGGCAAGATGAGCTTCACCAGCCGCGATCTGGCGCGTGCCACGGGCATTTACAACCAGATGCTGGCGGACAAGGATTGCACCATCTTTCTCGTCATCGCTGGTTCGACCAGCGCGGGCGGTTGCATGGATCTTTATGCCGAACTAATTCGTTCGAACATGGTCGATTGCGTGGTGGCCACAGGTGCAACCATCGTCGACATGGATTTCTTCGAAGGGCTTGGTCACAAGCATTATCAGGCACTGGAGGTGCCCGATGACGATACGTTGCGTTCGCTCTATATCGACAGGATTTATGACACCTACATTGATGAAGAGAAATTGCAGGATTGTGATTTCACCATCAACAAGCTCGCCAACAGTCTGGAACATCGGGGCTATTCCAGCCGCGAGTTCATCAAGGAAATGGGCAAATATCTGGTTGAACATGGCAAGAAGGACAACAGCCTCGTCAAGCTCGCCTATGAGCATGATGTCCCGATCTTCTGCCCTGCATTCGTAGATAGTTCGGCCGGTTTCGGCCTGGTCAAGCACCAGGTTGACCAGATGGAAAAGGGCGAATCTTACATGATGATCGACGCGGTAGCCGATTTTCGCGAACTTACCGATATCAAAATTAGGGGCGGCGAATCCGGCCTGTTGATGGTCGGCGGCGGTGTTCCCAAGAATTTCATTCAGGATACGGTAGTATGCGCTGAAATTCTGGGTCATGAAGATGTGAGCGTGCACAAATATGCTGTGCAGATCACCGTGGCCGACGTGCGCGACGGGGCATGCTCATCCTCCACGCTGCAAGAGGCGGCGAGCTGGGGCAAGGTCAATACTGGAATTGAGCAGATGGTCTTTGCCGAAGCAGGTAGCGTTATGCCATTGCTGGCAAGTGATGCCTATCATCGCGGTCACTGGAAAATGCGTGACAAACGCCGCTGGGCAAAGCTTTTCGACAAGAGCTAA
- a CDS encoding threonine ammonia-lyase produces MTQTPIEHAEMRAPTHSGVLRAAQKIAELLPRTPLIPFEFEGCRLWAKAECLQPVGAFKIRGAWHRLSDLSDAEKSKGVVAVSSGNHAQGVAWAARELGISATIVMPANAPTIKLQRTAEYGAKIITYDRLTENREAIAKAIAQENRATYVHAFGDPWVIEGQGSAGVEITAQLLDQAGRPPSRIVACCGGGGLSSGLALACPDADIIPVEPEGWDDICRSLETGQIQDIGSTPPPTACDALQTFATFPINFAVLKARCEEWARVSEEEIAAAQRFAFAQLRLVVEPGGAAALAAVLAGKVKLDDATVIMLTGGNVDPASFAQVLEGA; encoded by the coding sequence ATGACACAAACACCAATTGAGCATGCGGAAATGCGCGCACCCACCCATTCCGGCGTGCTTCGCGCCGCACAGAAGATCGCCGAGCTGCTGCCACGCACCCCCTTGATCCCTTTCGAATTTGAAGGCTGTCGTTTGTGGGCGAAGGCGGAATGCCTGCAGCCTGTGGGCGCATTCAAGATACGCGGCGCATGGCACCGCCTTTCCGATCTGTCCGATGCCGAAAAGTCGAAGGGCGTGGTGGCCGTATCCAGCGGCAATCATGCACAGGGCGTGGCCTGGGCAGCACGCGAACTGGGCATTTCCGCCACCATAGTCATGCCCGCAAATGCCCCCACCATAAAATTGCAACGCACGGCTGAATATGGCGCGAAGATCATCACATACGATCGGCTGACGGAAAACCGAGAAGCTATCGCCAAGGCCATCGCGCAAGAAAACCGCGCGACATATGTTCATGCTTTCGGCGACCCGTGGGTAATCGAGGGGCAAGGCAGTGCCGGGGTGGAAATCACCGCGCAATTGCTGGATCAGGCCGGGCGCCCACCATCGCGCATTGTCGCGTGTTGCGGCGGCGGTGGATTATCATCCGGCCTCGCCCTCGCCTGCCCCGATGCCGACATTATTCCGGTGGAGCCGGAGGGTTGGGACGATATTTGCCGCAGCCTAGAAACAGGGCAAATACAGGACATCGGCAGCACCCCCCCGCCCACGGCTTGCGATGCGCTCCAGACCTTTGCGACTTTCCCGATCAATTTTGCGGTGCTGAAGGCACGTTGCGAGGAATGGGCGCGGGTCTCGGAAGAAGAAATTGCCGCTGCCCAGCGGTTCGCTTTCGCACAGCTCCGACTTGTGGTTGAGCCGGGTGGCGCGGCGGCCCTTGCAGCAGTGCTGGCGGGCAAGGTCAAATTGGATGATGCAACTGTCATCATGCTGACCGGCGGCAATGTCGATCCTGCTAGCTTCGCGCAAGTGTTGGAAGGGGCGTAA
- the otsB gene encoding trehalose-phosphatase: protein MMAQNLPLPPDIQAISGERPLALFLDFDGTLIDIAPTPDGITVPPDLAARLTSLAEQLEGRLALVSGRAIPDLQDHLGIVGIACAGSHGSDCRAADGTPIGDEPDALSDEVLHEVGAFAAANGFALEDKPHGTALHYRANPELEEQGLAFAHALALQHGLAVKRGKRVIELVAQGADKAGAVRNLMQFAPFAGAFPVFVGDDITDEDGMRAAVEMGGFGIAVGDRPSENAVYALANPAAVQQWLHL, encoded by the coding sequence ATGATGGCCCAGAACCTACCGCTGCCGCCCGATATCCAAGCTATATCGGGGGAACGGCCCCTCGCGCTTTTCCTTGATTTTGACGGAACGCTTATCGACATCGCTCCGACGCCCGATGGCATCACCGTTCCGCCCGATCTGGCTGCACGGCTAACCAGTCTCGCCGAACAGCTTGAAGGCCGCCTCGCACTGGTAAGCGGCCGTGCCATCCCGGATCTGCAAGACCATCTCGGTATTGTCGGAATTGCCTGTGCGGGATCGCATGGCAGCGATTGCCGTGCTGCCGATGGCACGCCCATTGGCGATGAACCTGATGCCTTGTCGGATGAGGTGCTTCACGAAGTTGGTGCCTTCGCCGCAGCCAATGGATTTGCGCTGGAAGACAAGCCACATGGCACAGCATTACATTACCGCGCCAATCCCGAATTGGAGGAACAAGGGCTGGCCTTCGCTCACGCGCTCGCTCTGCAGCATGGTCTTGCGGTGAAACGCGGCAAACGCGTGATCGAACTTGTGGCGCAGGGTGCCGACAAGGCTGGGGCTGTGCGAAATCTGATGCAATTTGCGCCTTTCGCCGGAGCGTTTCCGGTATTTGTCGGAGACGATATTACCGATGAAGACGGCATGCGTGCGGCAGTTGAAATGGGTGGATTTGGCATAGCGGTCGGGGACCGCCCTAGCGAAAATGCAGTTTATGCACTTGCGAACCCTGCTGCAGTGCAGCAATGGTTGCATCTGTGA
- a CDS encoding MAPEG family protein: MNTAILAPAAALALWSMIMLLWMAGTRLPALARLNLDPKTSRGGRGGDLDGVLPAEIQWKSHNYNHLMEQPTVFYVVCVILAISGTSSYDLYLAWAYVGLRIIHSFWQAMVNTIPIRLTLFAIGSMILLIMAVRALFATL, translated from the coding sequence ATGAATACGGCCATACTGGCACCGGCAGCAGCACTCGCACTCTGGTCAATGATAATGCTTCTCTGGATGGCTGGGACGCGGCTGCCTGCCCTTGCCAGGCTTAACCTCGATCCAAAAACATCGCGCGGCGGCAGAGGTGGTGATCTCGACGGGGTCCTCCCCGCTGAAATCCAGTGGAAATCACATAATTACAATCATTTGATGGAACAGCCTACGGTGTTCTATGTGGTGTGCGTAATTTTGGCGATTTCCGGGACCAGCAGCTATGATCTTTATCTTGCATGGGCCTATGTCGGCCTGCGTATCATTCACTCATTTTGGCAGGCGATGGTGAATACAATTCCGATCCGTCTGACACTTTTCGCCATCGGCAGCATGATCCTGTTGATCATGGCGGTGCGCGCACTGTTCGCCACGCTCTAG